The following are from one region of the Nicotiana tomentosiformis chromosome 7, ASM39032v3, whole genome shotgun sequence genome:
- the LOC138896286 gene encoding uncharacterized protein, translating into MKIVAWIIRGLNKLFKQKELCRFIRMNKIRLLAILEHRVTETNANQILKKVAAGWRCVTNYETNGKGRIWVIWDPNILQFNEMVKSNQLIHGKVFIGALKLQFYFTAIYGLHTIEDRKILWHELEVIHSGTDGACIAMGDYNAILGVDDRVYGNPVQEVEIRDFRNFMLNNNMNELKYIGRKFTWTNNHVWSKIDIVIVNAEWMTIMKQMKMIVMDLFIADHSPLSIQFEDTAQGGPKPYHFYNYVA; encoded by the coding sequence ATGAAAATAGTAGCTTGGATCATTAGGGGTCTCAATAagctgttcaagcagaaggagttatGTAGATTCATTAGGATGAATAAAATTAGACTACTGGCTATATTAGAACATAGAGTTACTGAAACAAATGCCAATCAAATACTGAAGAAGGTTGCAGCAGGATGGAGGTGCGTTACTAACTATGAAACAAATGGTAAAGGAAGGATATGGGTAATATGGGATCCAAATATTTTACAATTCAACGAGATGGTGAAGAGCAATCAGTTGATACATGGAAAGGTGTTTATTGGTGCACTCAAGTTGCAGTTTTATTTTACAGCAATATACGGCCTACATACTATTGAAGACAGAAAAATATTATGGCATGAATTAGAAGTGATTCATAGTGGAACTGATGGGGCATGTATTGCAATGGGGGACTATAATGCAATACTGGGGGTGGATGATAGAGTCTATGGCAATCCAGTACAAGAAGTTGAGATAAGAGATTTTAGAAATTTCATGCTGAATAATAACATGAATGAACTAAAGTATATTGGGAGGAAATTCACATGGACAAATAACCATGTATGGAGCAAAATTGACATAGTAATTGTGAATGCAGAGTGGATGACAATAATGAAACAAATGAAAATGATAGTTATGGACCTATTCATCGCCGATCATTCACCTCTGAGCATTCAATTTGAAGATACAGCTCAGGGAGGTCCAAAGCCATATCACTTTTATAACTATGTAGCTTAG
- the LOC138896287 gene encoding uncharacterized protein: protein MVKKILKAKQYSIDAGINLTEILDMENLSIKNLHMMLRGEEHKMPWRKFVCNNGGVPKWIFILYLAIIGKLSTRDRLARWGVTNDLQCPLCNVEEESIEHLFFKCTYAASFWRKLLQWMGITR, encoded by the coding sequence ATGGTGAAGAAGATCCTGAAGGCTAAGCAATACTCGATTGATGCAGGCATAAATCTGACAGAGATTCTCGATATGGAGAACTTATCCATCAAAAATTTACACATGATGCTAAGAGGAGAAGAACATAAAATGCCATGGAGAAAATTTGTGTGCAACAATGGAGGAGTGCCCAAATGGATTTTTATCCTCTATCTGGCTATCATAGGCAAGTTGAGCACTAGAGACAGATTAGCAAGATGGGGGGTAACAAATGACTTACAATGTCCTCTATGCAACGTAGAAGAGGAGAGCATTGAGCATTTATTTTTCAAGTGCACGTATGCAGCTTCCTTCTGGAGAAAATTACTACAATGGATGGGTATTACAAGATAG
- the LOC104094430 gene encoding uncharacterized protein isoform X3 gives MARKISLTVTDVNEMVDNWPWKLIWRTKAPPKILQKIKLTLGSFSKSAVKERAESSRFVFDENPLQPLRAIPCPIQSSPGT, from the exons ATGGCAAGGAAAATTTCCCTCACTGTGACAGATGTG AATGAAATGGTGGATAACTGGCCTTGGAAGCTTATATGGAGAACAAAAGCACCCCCGAAG ATTCTTCAGAAAATCAAGTTAACATTGGGCTCATTTTCAAAATCTGCTGTGAAAGAGAGAGCAGAAAGCTCAAGATTCGTATTTGATGAG AATCCTCTGCAACCATTAAGAGCAATTCCCTGTCCTATTCAGTCTAGCCCAGGCACCTGA
- the LOC104094430 gene encoding uncharacterized protein isoform X2 — MHSVRGLHELKIFEPERMARKISLTVTDVNEMVDNWPWKLIWRTKAPPKILQKIKLTLGSFSKSAVKERAESSRFVFDENPLQPLRAIPCPIQSSPGT, encoded by the exons ATGCATTCAGTGCGGGGTTTGCATGAG CTCAAAATATTTGAACCAGAACGGATGGCAAGGAAAATTTCCCTCACTGTGACAGATGTG AATGAAATGGTGGATAACTGGCCTTGGAAGCTTATATGGAGAACAAAAGCACCCCCGAAG ATTCTTCAGAAAATCAAGTTAACATTGGGCTCATTTTCAAAATCTGCTGTGAAAGAGAGAGCAGAAAGCTCAAGATTCGTATTTGATGAG AATCCTCTGCAACCATTAAGAGCAATTCCCTGTCCTATTCAGTCTAGCCCAGGCACCTGA
- the LOC104094430 gene encoding uncharacterized protein isoform X1, translating into MFLMYKVLLSLDYQFSISAPFQLLTLVGPHMSLYLFSVILLCLICYFFIFQLKIFEPERMARKISLTVTDVNEMVDNWPWKLIWRTKAPPKILQKIKLTLGSFSKSAVKERAESSRFVFDENPLQPLRAIPCPIQSSPGT; encoded by the exons ATGTTTCTGATGTATAAAGTGTTGCTTTCTCTAGACTATCAATTTTCTATATCAGCGCCATTTCAATTGCTTACATTAGTTGGTCCTCACATGTCTCTTTATCTTTTCAGCGTGATATTATTGTGTCTGatatgttatttcttcattttccaGCTCAAAATATTTGAACCAGAACGGATGGCAAGGAAAATTTCCCTCACTGTGACAGATGTG AATGAAATGGTGGATAACTGGCCTTGGAAGCTTATATGGAGAACAAAAGCACCCCCGAAG ATTCTTCAGAAAATCAAGTTAACATTGGGCTCATTTTCAAAATCTGCTGTGAAAGAGAGAGCAGAAAGCTCAAGATTCGTATTTGATGAG AATCCTCTGCAACCATTAAGAGCAATTCCCTGTCCTATTCAGTCTAGCCCAGGCACCTGA